In Microcaecilia unicolor chromosome 1, aMicUni1.1, whole genome shotgun sequence, the following are encoded in one genomic region:
- the EVX1 gene encoding homeobox even-skipped homolog protein 1 → METRKEMVMFLEGSQLGSLVGKRVPNLSEAVGSPVQEPQEKLMARTCLNPRSASLRSRDRAAGEEVEVLPGTGQESRSAAALLTSCQQPPSSQLLAAKEQSSSDTESDFYEEIEVSCTPDCAPGSVDYQHNKGQCSETMAGSPLSAAEPPKGGSGIQGSLACAGDQMRRYRTAFTREQIARLEKEFYRENYVSRPRRCELAAALNLPETTIKVWFQNRRMKDKRQRLAMTWPHPADPAFYTYMMSHAAATGNLPYPFPSHLPLPYYSHMGIGSTSASAATPFSSPLRPLDTFRVLSHPYPRPELLCAFRHPSLYPSPAHGLGAGGSPCSCLACHTSPSTGLAQRPSGSDFTCSPTTRTDTFLTFTPSLLSKASSVSLDQREEVPLTR, encoded by the exons ATGGAAACGAGAAAGGAAATGGTGATGTTTCTGGAGGGAAGTCAACTTGGCAGTCTAGTTGGCAAGAGAGTGCCTAATTTGTCGGAAGCTGTGGGAAGCCCGGTTCAAGAGCCGCAGGAGAAGTTAATGGCTAGGACTTGCCTCAACCCCAGGTCTGCTTCGTTAAGATCCCGAGATAGGGCAGCCGGGGAGGAGGTGGAAGTGCTGCCAGGGACTGGCCAGGAATCCAGATCGGCGGCTGCCCTGCTCACCTCCTGCCAGCAGCCTCCTTCCTCCCAACTTCTTGCTGCCAAAGAACAGAGCAGTTCGGACACGGAATCGGATTTCTACGAGGAGATCGAGGTGAGCTGCACCCCGGATTGCGCCCCAGGAAGCGTCGATTATCAACACAATAAAG GGCAGTGCTCGGAGACCATGGCTGGCAGCCCCTTGAGCGCAGCGGAGCCCCCCAAGGGCGGATCGGGCATCCAGGGCTCGCTGGCCTGTGCCGGGGATCAGATGCGCCGCTACCGGACCGCCTTCACCCGCGAGCAGATCGCCCGACTGGAGAAGGAGTTTTACCGGGAGAACTACGTGTCCAGGCCCAGGAGGTGCGAGTTAGCTGCTGCCTTGAACCTGCCCGAAACCACCATCAAG GTCTGGTTCCAGAACCGTAGGATGAAGGACAAGAGACAGCGGCTGGCTATGACCTGGCCCCATCCTGCAGATCCTGCCTTTTATACGTACATGATGAGTCACGCAGCAGCTACCGGCAACCTACCCTACCCTTTCCCATCCCACTTGCCCCTTCCTTATTACTCTCACATGGGCATCGGAAGCACCTCGGCCTCAGCTGCCACTCCATTTAGTAGCCCACTAAGACCACTGGATACTTTCAGGGTGCTTTCACATCCTTATCCAAGACCAGAACTGCTGTGTGCCTTTAGACATCCTTCCCTGTATCCGTCCCCAGCTCATGGACTAGGCGCTGGAGGAAGTCCTTGCTCGTGTCTGGCTTGCCACACCAGCCCCTCCACTGGATTAGCACAAAGACCTTCCGGATCAGACTTCACATGTTCCCCCACAACCAGGACAGATACTTTTCTCACTTTCACGCCTTCTCTGTTGAGCAAGGCCTCTTCAGTGTCCTTGGACCAGAGGGAAGAAGTACCTTTAACCAGATAA